Within the Streptomyces sp. R41 genome, the region CTCCGAGCTCACCCGCCGCGTGGGTCGCCCCGACCTCCTGCTCGTGGCTTCCCTGCTGCACGACATCGGCAAGGGCTGGCCCGGCGACCACTCCGTGGCGGGCGAGATCATCGCGCGGGACGTCGCCGCCCGGATCGGCTTCGACCGCGCGGACGTGGCGGTGCTCGCCGCCCTCGTACGCCACCATCTGTTGCTCGTCGACACCGCGACCCGGCGTGACCTGGAGGACCCGGCCACGGTCCGCTCGGTCGCCGAGGCGGTCGGCTCGCAGGGCACCCTCGAACTGCTGCACGCCCTGACCGAGGCGGACGCGCTGGCCACCGGCCCCGCCGCCTGGTCCTCGTGGCGCGGTTCCCTCGTCGCCGACCTGGTCAAGCGGGTCTCGGCCGTGCTCGCCGGGGACGCCCCCGAGGAGCCCGAGGACGCGGCGCCCACGGCCGAGCAGGAGCGGCTCGCGATCGAGGCGTTCCGGACGGGCGGGCCCGTACTGGCGCTGCGCGCGCAGACCGAGCCGCCGGCCGAGGAGACCGCCGGCGATCCGGAGCCGCTGGGCGTGGAGCTCCTCATCGCCGTGCCCGACCAGCCCGGTGTGCTCCCCGTGGTCGCGGGCGTCCTCGCCATGCACCGGCTGACCGTCCGCACCGCCGAGCTGCGCGCCCTCGACCTGCCCGACGGCGTGGAGGGCTCGGTGCTGCTGCTCAACTGGCGGGTCGCCGCCGAGTACGGCTCCCTGCCGCAGGCCGCCCGCCTGCGCGCCGATCTCGTACGCGCCCTGGACGGCTCCCTCGACATCACGGCCAGGCTCGCCGAACGGGACGCCGCCTACCCCCGCCGCCGGGGGACGGTCGCGCCGCCGCCCCGTGTGACGGTCGCCTCGGCGGCCTCCCGCCACGCCACGGTCATCGAGGTCCGCGCCCATGACGCCCCCGGCCTGCTGCACCGCATCGGGCGGGCCCTGGAGGACGCGAACGTCCGGGTGCGGAGCATGCACGTCTCCACGCTCGGCGCGAACGCGGTGGACGCCTTCTACGTGACCGGCACGAAGGGCGCGCCCCTGCCGGGGGAGGAGGCGGCTTCGGTGGCCGGCGCCCTGGAGGAGACGCTGCGGGGCTAGAGCCCTTGTCCCGTACGAGATCGGGGGGGTGCTCCCGGTCTCGTACGAACGCGGTGGAGACCGCACCGCACGCGGCCAGATACCCTGGAGGGCGATTCCCTTCGCCCCCGACCCCTGAGGACAGACGAGCGCCGTGTTCGATACTCTCTCCGATCGCCTCTCAGCGACGTTCAAGAACCTGCGGGGCAAGGGCCGGCTGTCCGAAGCTGACATCGACGCCACCGCACGCGAGATCCGTATCGCGCTCCTCGAGGCCGACGTGGCCCTGCCGGTCGTGCGGACCTTCATCAAGAACGTCAAGGAGCGCGCGCTCGGTGCCGAGGTCTCCAAGGCGCTGAACCCGGCCCAGCAGGTTCTGAAGATCGTGAACGAGGAGCTCGTCACGATCCTCGGCGGCGAGACCCGCCGCCTCCGGTTCGCGAAGAACCCGCCCACCGTGATCATGCTCGCGGGTCTGCAGGGTGCCGGTAAGACCACGCTCGCCGGAAAGCTCGGCAAGCACCTCAAGGACCAGGGCCACTCGCCGCTGCTGGTCGCCGCCGACCTCCAGCGCCCGAACGCCGTCACCCAGCTCAGCGTCGTCGCCGAGCGCGCGGGCGTCGCGGTCTACGCGCCCGAGCCGGGCAACGGCGTCGGTGACCCGGTCAAGGTCGCCAAGGACTCCATCGAGTTCGCGAAGACCAAGGTCCACGACATCGTGATCGTGGACACCGCCGGTCGCCTCGGCATCGACCAGGAGATGATGCAGCAGGCCGCGGACATCCGCGATGTCGTCTCCCCGGACGAGATCCTCTTCGTCGTCGACGCGATGATCGGTCAGGACGCGGTCAACACCGCCGAGGCCTTCCGCGACGGCGTCGGCTTCGACGGCGTCGTCCTGTCGAAGCTCGACGGTGACGCCCGAGGCGGCGCGGCCCTCTCCATCGCGTCGGTCACCGGCAAGCCGATCATGTTCGCGTCGAACGGCGAGAAGCTCGACGACTTCGACGCCTTCCACCCGGACCGGATGGCCTCCCGCATCCTCGACCTGGGGGACCTGCTCACCCTGATCGAGCAGGCGGAGAAGACGTTCAGCCAAGAAGAGGCCGAGAAGATGGCCTCCAAGCTGGCGTCCAAGAAGGGCCAGGACTTCACCCTGGACGACTTCCTGGCCCAGATGGAGCAGGTCCGGAAGATGGGCAGCATCAGCAAGCTGCTCGGCATGCTTCCGGGCATGGGCCAGATCAAGGACCAGATCAACAACCTCGACGAGCGCGACGTCGACCGCACGGCCGCGATCATCAAGTCGATGACCCCGGCCGAGCGCCAGGAACCGACGATCATCAACGGCTCGCGCCGCGCGCGTATCGCCAAGGGCTCCGGCGTCGACGTCAGCGCGGTCAAGGGCCTGGTCGAGCGCTTCTTCGAGGCCCGCAAGATGATGTCCCGGATGGCTCAGGGCGGCGGCATGCCCGGGATGCCCGGGATGCCGGGCATGGGCGGCGGCCCCGGCCGCACCAAGAAGAAGGCGAAGCAGGCCAAGGGCAAGCAGCGCTCCGGCAACCCGATGAAGCGCAAGCAGCAGGAGCTCGAGGAGGCGCAGCGCCGCGAGGCGGGCGCCCAGGGTGGCAATGCGTTCGGTCTGCCGCAGCAGGGCGGCCAGGACTTCGAGCTGCCGGACGAGTTCAAGAAGTTCATGGGCTGACGTTTTTCTTCGTACGGGCGATCGCGCCGGTACGTCACTGGGGGCGCCCCTCGTCCGAGGGGCGCCCCCAGTGTGTTGTGTGCGGGTGCTGGCGGGCGTTTCGTGTCGTAACGTCCAGATATGAGCAACCCTGCGCCGCCACGCAAGGATCCTGATCAGCCGTGGCGTACCGAGGGAACGCCGCCGGAGCCGACCGGGCCGCCCTCCGGGAGGAGGAGGATGCCCGGCGGCTGGATCGGCCTGGTCATTGCCGCCCTGGTCGTGTTCGTCGTCGCCATCCTGGTGCTGTCCTTCTTCAACGAGGGCAACGAGCCGACGATCTCGTACACGGAGTTCAGCAAGCAGGTCGACAACGGCAACATCACCAAGATCTACTCCAAGGGCGACGCGATCCAGGGCCAGCTCAAGAACGCCCAGGACAACCCGGAGGGCGGCGGGAAGTACACCAAGTTCAAGACCCAGCGCCCGTCCTTCGCGGACGACAAGCTCTGGCAGAACCTGGAGAAACACCAGGTCATGGTGACCGCCTCACCGGTGGTCCAGCAGCGCAGCTTCCTCTCCAACCTGCTGCTCTCCCTGGCCCCGATCGTGGTCCTGGTGGTGCTGTGGGTCTTCTTCGCCCGGCGGCTGCGGGCGGGCATGGGCGGCGCGGGTGGCATGCTCGGCCGCAAGGCACCCCCGAAGCCGGTCGAACTGCAGCCCGGCGCCTCGCGCACGACCTTCGCGGACGTGGCCGGGATCGACGAGGTCGAGGGCGAACTGAACGACGTCGTGGACTTCCTCAAGAACCCGGACGCCTATCGCAGGATGGGCGCGAAGATGCCGCGCGGCGTGCTGCTCTCCGGTCCGCCGGGAACCGGCAAGACGCTGCTCGCACGGGCGGTGGCGGGGGAGGCGGGCGTTCCGTTCTTCTCGGCCTCCGCGTCGGAGTTCATCGAGATGATCGTGGGCGTGGGCGCGTCCAGGGTCCGCGAACTCTTCGCCGAGGCCCGCAAGGTGGCCCCCTCCATCATCTTCATCGACGAGATCGACACGATCGGCCGGGCGCGGGCGGGCGGTTCCGCCATGGGCGGCCACGACGAGCGCGAGCAGACGCTGAACCAGATCCTCACCGAGATGGACGGCTTCTCGGGCTCCGAGGGCGTCATCGTCATCGCCGCGACGAACCGCGCGGACATCCTGGACCCGGCGCTCACCCGCCCCGGCCGCTTCGACCGCATCGTCAACGTCTCGCCCCCCGACCGCGGTGGCCGCGAGGCGATCCTGGAGATCCATACCCGCGACATTCCGCTGTCTCCCGATGTGAACCTCTCCCAGGTGGCCGGTACGACCCCGGGCATGACCGGAGCGGACCTCGCGAATCTCGCCAACGAGGCGGCCCTGCTGGCGGTCAAGCGCAAGCAGGAGAAGGTCACGCAGACGGACCTCTCCGAAGCGCTGGAAAAGGTGCAGCTGGGTGCGGAACGCTCACTGGTCATGCCGGAGGAGGAACGCCGCCGCACCGCCTACCACGAGAGCGGCCACGCCCTCCTCGGCATGCTGCAGCCGGGCGCCGACCCGGTCCGCAAGGTCACCATCGTCCCGCGCGGCCGTGCCCTGGGTGTGACACTGTCGACCCCGGAAGCGGACAGGTACTCCTACACGGAGCAGTACCTCCGCGGCCGCATCATCGGCGCCCTGGGAGGCATGGCCGCCGAACACGTCGTCTTCGGAGTCATCACGACGGGCTCGGAGAACGACCTCGAACAGGTCACCAACATCGTCCGCGGCATGGTCGCCCGCTGGGGTATGAGTGAACGAGTCGGCCGCCTCTCCGCCCTCCCGAACGACGCCCAACAGGCCTACGGCCTTGCCGCCGCGCCCGCGACCCTCGACTCCATCGACCACGAGATGCGCCGCATCGTCGACGAGTGCTACGAAGAGGCCTGCGACAAACTCAGCGACCACCGTGGACAACTCGACGCCCTCGCGGAGGCGCTCCTCGCGAACGAGACACTGGAGGAGGCGGAGGCGTACCGGATCGCAGGGGTCAAGAGGCTGGGGTAAGGCGGGCTTCGCCCCGCCCCGTAAGGGGCGCGGGGAACTGCGCGACCAGCCCCCACCCACCCGCAGCCGAAGAACGACCCAGCGGGGTCTGGGGCGCAGCCCCAGATGCGGGACGGGTAGGGGAGGAGGGGGCGAAAAACGCCTGCGACCTCAGCCCGTACGAGCGATCAGGTACCGGAACACGTTCGGCATCCACACCGTCCCGTCCCGCCGCTGATGCGGATGAAGCGCCTCGGTCAGCTCCTTGTCGACCTGCACCTGATCGGTGGCGTCGACCGCCGCGTCGAACACCCCCGTCGACAACAGCCCCCGCACCGCACTGTCCACATCGGCGTACCCGAACGGACAGGCAACCCGCCCGGACCCGTCCGGCCGCAGCCCGGCCCGCTGAGCGACCTCCTCCAGGTCGTCCCGACAGGCAGCGCGCCAACTCCCCGCTCCCCGCAGGGGATCGGCCAACTTGGTGGCGACCCGCAGCACGGCGGAGGTGGTGCACCGCTCCGGCGGCCCCCACCCGACCAGCACCACAGGCGCCCCCCGCTCGGCAAGCGGCGTGGCCGAGCCGAGCAGCGAGCCCAGCCCTTCGGAGTCCCCGGCCACACACCCGATCGGTTCGAACGCGGTCACCAGGTTGTACGCCGGCGCCCCCGCGACGGCCGCGTCCGCGGGTGACCCCTCCACGAGCCGGGTGTCCGCACGCGCGCGCGTGCCCCACGCGTCGGGCAGCAACCGCTCGCGCGCAAGGGCCAGCCGCTCGGGCGACGAGGAGTCGACACCGGTGACGGCGGCGCCCCGAGCGGCCGCCATCAGAAGAGCGAGCCCCGACCCGCAGCCGAGGCCGAGCAGCCGCGTCCCGCCGCCCACTTCGAGCCGCTCGTAGACGGCTTCGTAGAGCGGCACCAGCATCCGCTCCTGGATCTCGGCCCAGTCACGCGCGCGTGCAGACTGATTCACCCGGGGCGCCGGCCCCGCGTGAGGTCGGTGCTGCCGCACGAGCGTAGGTGTCATCGAAAGCGCCCCAATCCGCCGAGAGTTGCCGCTGTGCCCCGTTTCCCTGGCCCCCGTGCAGTGCGCCGCACTCCCCCCGTATGTCAGGAAACTCCGCGCTCGACGTGGCGTCCAGGGGTTGCGGCGCCCGGCTTGTGCGCTCCGCGTGCGCGCCGCGAGAATTCACATTCCGGCAACGTGGCCCCGTACCATCGCCGCATGGCAAAGGCACCCGTTCTCACGCCCCAGGCGGACGATTTCCCGCGCTGGTACCAGGACCTGATCAACAAGGCCGAGTTGGCCGACAACGGGCCGGTACGCGGCACCATGGTCATCCGACCGTACGGGTACGGGCTGTGGGAGCGGATGCAGCAGGAAATGGACGCCCGTATCAAGGAGGCGGGTGCCCAGAACGCGTACTTCCCCCTCTTCATCCCGCAGTCGTATCTGACGAAGGAGGCCGAGCACGTCGAGGGCTTCGCCCCCGAGCTCGCGGTCGTCACGCACGCCGGCGGCAAGGAGTTGGAGGAGCCGGTCGTCGTCCGCCCCACCTCCGAGACGATCATCAACGACTACTTCTCCAAGTGGGTGCAGAGCTACCGCGATCTGCCGCTGCTGATCAACCAGTGGGCGAATGTGGTCCGTTGGGAGATGCGCCCGCGCGTGTTCCTCCGTACGACGGAATTCCTCTGGCAGGAGGGCCACACCGCCCACGCCACGTACGAGGACGCCCGGGACTACGCCGCGTACATCCACGAGAAGGTCTACGCGGACTTCATGGTGAACGTCCTCGGGATCGACGTGGTGCTCGGGCGCAAGACTCCCAGCGAGCGCTTCGCGGGTGCCATCAACACCCTCACGCTCGAAGCCATGATGGGCGACGGCAAGGCCCTCCAGATGGGCACCAGCCACGAGCTCGGGCAGAACTTCGCCAAGGCCTTCCACACCCAGTACCTGTCCAAGGACGGCAAGCAGGAGCTCGTCTGGCAGACCTCCTGGGGGTCGTCGACCCGCATGGTGGGTGGCCTGATCATGTCGCACGGCGATGACAATGGGTTGCGGGTGCCGCCGCGGCTCGCCCCCGTGCAGGCGGTCGTCCTCGCGATCAAGGGGGACGATGCGGTTCTGGCCAAGGTCCGCGAAATCGGCGATCAACTGAAGGCGGCGGGTGTACGCGTCCAGGTGGACGACCGTACGGACACCCCGTTCGGGCGCCGCGCCGTCGACTGGGAGCTCAAGGGCGTACCCGTACGCATCGAGGTCGGCCCCCGTGACCTGGAGAACGGCACCGCGATGCTGGCCCGCCGCATCCCCGGCGGCAAAGAGCCGGTGGCGATCGACGCGCTCGTAGGCCTGCTCCCCACAGTCCTCGAAGAGGACCAGGCGCTGCTTCTGAAGCAGGCACGCGAGCGCCGCGAGTCCCGTACGTCGGAGGTGTCGACGATCGAGGAGGCCGTCGAGGCGGCCACCGCCGGCGGCTGGGCGCGCATTCCCTGGGCCGACCTCGGCGAAGAGGGCGAGGCCAAGCTGGCCGAGCACTCCGTGACCGTACGGTGTCTGGTCGCCGAGGACGGGTCGGTACCCGACGCCGACGACGCACCCGGTAACGTCGCCGTCGTGGCGCGCGCTTACTGAGTAGCCCCCGAGGGCGACCGAAACGTCTCTTGCGCATCTGCTGACCTCAGGTGCCCCGGCGCGCGGACACCGTCTACGCGCCGGGGCGTACGTATACCTACGTACCGCCTTGTTACGAGCTGTGAGGCTTCTCCGCAGATCAGCGCACCCGCCCTCGTCAGGACGCATCAGCGGCAACTGACGGGTACGTGCAAATTATTTGGGATGCCCCGGAATAGGAACACAGAGGCACCCCGGCTCGTTGTCACGACGTGAGCACGACACCACCTGTTCTCGCCGCAGAGCTGGCAGGGGCGTGGGCCGACATTCAGCGGCACCACCCCGAGCTGCCGGATCTTGCCGCGCCAGAGTCCCTGATCGGGGAGTCGTCGTCCGCCTGCGGGCACGAACTCTCCTTCGAGCGACTGCTTCATGAGGCAGTCCACGGCATCGCCGCCGCCCGAGGAGTCCGCGACACCTCGCGCGCCGGCCGGTATCACAACCGCAGATTTCTCGCGATCGCCGAGGAGCTGGGCCTCGACCACCCCGAGGAGCCGCATCCCAGCAGTGGCTTCTCCCTGGTCACGCTCAACCCCGAGGCGAAGCGGCGTTACCGCCCGACGATCGAGCGCCTGCAGCGCGCGCTCAAGGCCCACACGGTCGCGACCGCCGCCGACACAGCCCGCTCGTTCCGCGGCCCGGCCGCCCGCCACGGCTCCTCCGGAGGAGGCGTCCGCGTCAAGGCGGTGTGCGACTGCGGCCGCAACGTACGGGTCGTCCCTTCGGTGCTGGCCCAGGCACCGATCGTGTGCGGAGGCTGCGGAAAACCGTTCCGCATCCCGGAGGTCGTGGGCGCGGCAGCGAGCTGAGCGGACGGCTGCTCGTGGCAGCCGTACTCAGCTGTGGGCACTTCGTGCCTCTGGGGCGGCGCTCGTCCCAAAGGGAGCGGCACCCAGCAAGCGCCGGTAGGCGGCCCCAAGGCAGCCCCGGCGCCGGGTGCCGATCCGACGTGGGCAGGCGCACCCTGCCCGGTCAAGGCAACCCGCCAGCGTATGGCACAATGGCTAGCTGTACTCGACAGCCGCACAGGACCCCTCTCTCCTCCGGCTGACGCGTCCATCGGGCACTCGGGTACCGCAACCCCACGCGGCCATCTCGCCGTGCCCAACCACGTCAAGACCAGGAGACACCACTCCCGTGGCAGTCAAGATCAAGCTGAAGCGTCTGGGCAAGATCCGTTCGCCTCACTACCGCATCGTCGTCGCCGACTCCCGTACCCGCCGTGATGGCCGGGCCATCGAGGAGATCGGTCTGTACCACCCGGTGCAGAACCCCTCGCGCATCGAGGTCGACTCGGACCGTGCGCAGTACTGGCTGGGTGTCGGCGCGCAGCCGACCGAGCCCGTTCTCGCCATCCTGAAGCTGACCGGCGACTGGCAGAAGTTCAAGGGCGAGCCCGCCCCGGCTCCGCTGCTCGTGGCCGAGCCGAAGGCCGCGCGCCCGTCGTTCGAGGCCCTTGGCGGCGACGACGAGGGCAAGGGTGAGGCCATCACCCAGAAGAAGAAGGCTGAGAAGAAGGACGAGGCCCCGGCCGAGTCCGAGTCGACCGAGGCCTGAGCATGCTCGAGGAGGCTCTCGAGCACCTCGTGAAGGGCATCGTCGACAACCCCGACGATGTGCAGGTCGCCTCGCGCAACCTGCGCCGCGGACGCGTTCTCGAGGTCCGGGTGCACCCCGACGACCTCGGCAAGGTGATCGGCCGCAACGGCCGCACCGCGCGCGCTCTGCGTACCGTCGTGGGTGCCATCGGCGGCCGCGGTGTCCGCGTCGACCTCGTCGACGTGGATCACGTCCGCTGACGTAACAGGCAGCACCGGCTCGGGCCGGGGAGGGCTTACGAGCCGTCCCCGGCCCGTAGTCGTACCGACAGGAGATCAAGCACAGTGCAGCTGGTAGTCGCTCGCGTCGGCCGCGCCCACGGGATCAAGGGCGAGGTCACCGTGGAGGTGCGTACGGACGAGCCGGAACTCAGGCTCGGGCCCGGCGCCGTCCTGCTCACCGACCCGGCCTCCGCCGGACCGCTGACCATCGAGACGGGCCGTGTGCACAGCGGCCGTCTGCTGCTGCGCTTCGAGGGCGTACGGGACCGGAACGCCGCCGAGGCGCTGCGCAACACCCTGCTGATCGCCGAGGTCGACCCGGACGAGAAGCCCGAGGACCCGGACGAGTACTACGACCACCAGCTGATGGACCTGGACGTGGTCACCAAGGACGGTGCGGAGGTCGGACGGATCACCGAGATCTCTCATCTGCCTTCGCAGGACCTGTTCGTGGTCGAGCGTGAGGACGGGACCGAGGTCCTGATCCCGTTCGTCGAGGAGATCGTCGTCGAGATCGACCTGGAGGAGCAGCGGGCCGTCATCGACCCGCCGCCGGGCCTGATCGACGACCGGGCCGAGATCGACTCCTCCCGGGACGAGGACGAGGCGTAATGCGGCTCGACGTCGTCACGATCTTCCCCGAGTACCTGGACCCCCTGAACGTCTCGCTCGTCGGCAAGGCACGCGCGCGTGGACAGCTGAATGTGCACGTGCATGATCTTCGGGAGTGGACGTACGACCGCCACAACACGGTCGACGACACCCCGTACGGCGGCGGCCCCGGCATGGTCATGAAGACCGAGCCCTGGGGCGACGCCCTGGACTCCGTACTGGCGGACGGCTACGAAACGGGCTCCCACGGGCCCGTACTGGTGGTCCCCACGCCCAGCGGGCGCCCCTTCACCCAGGAGCTCGCCGTCGAGCTCTCCGAGCGTCCCTGGCTGGTGTTCACGCCCGCACGCTACGAGGGCATCGATCGCCGTGTCATCGACGAGTACGCCACCCGGATGCCCGTCTACGAGGTGTCCATCGGCGACTACGTACTCGCCGGCGGCGAGGCGGCCGTCCTGGTCGTCACGGAGGCCGTCGCGCGCCTGCTGCCCGGTGTCCTCGGCAACGCCGAGTCCCACAGGGACGACTCCTTCGCCCCCGGGGCCATGGCCAACCTCCTGGAGGGGCCGGTTTACACCAAGCCCCCGGCGTGGCGCGGCCGCGAGATCCCGGAGGTGCTGGTCAGCGGCCACCACGGGAAGATCGCCCGCTGGCGCCGTGACGAGGCCCTGCGCCGTACGACGGCGAACCGACCCGACCTCATCGAGCGCTGCGACCCTTCCGTCTTCGACAAGAAGGACCGCGAAATGCTCTCCATCCTGGGCTGGCAGCCGGGTCCCGACGGCCGATTTTGGCGCAGGCCAGAGGCCGTGGAAGAATAGGGCGCTGCTGTACGTCGTCCGGCGTGCGCCCCTGCCACAGGGGGACACGACGCCCGCCCCGACGCGGCAGCACCCTCTTGGAAAACTATCTCCCGTTGATGACCTGTGGCATCAGCGAAGAAAGCAGACGAAATGTCTCACCTGCTCGACTCCGTCGACAACGCGTCGCTGCGCAGCGACATCCCGGCCTTCCGTCCGGGTGACACCGTCAACGTCCACGTCCGCGTCATCGAGGGCAATCGCTCCCGTGTGCAGCAGTTCAAGGGCGTAGTCATCCGCCGCCAGGGCGCCGGTGTCCGCGAGACCTTCACGGTCCGCAAGGTCTCCTTCTCGGTCGGCGTCGAGCGCACCTTCCCGGTGCACACCCCGATCGTCGAGAAGATCGAGCTCGTCACCCGCGGTGACGTGCGTCGCGCGAAGCTGTACTACCTGCGTGATCTCCGCGGCAAGGCCGCGAAGATCAAGGAGAAGCGCGAGAGCTGAGCTCACATCGGGGTTCAAAGCGGGGCCGGATAACATCTGGCCCCGATGGACACCGAAGCACAGCCGATGGAGCGCGACCGCTCCTCCCGCCCTTCCGAATCCGAGAACTTCTCGGACACCGAGGGGCCGGAGGGCCGGTCGCGTTTCGCGTTGGTGGACCGGGCCGCCGACTGGCTCCCGGGCGGCCGGATCACTCTGACCGTGCTGGTCTGCCTGGTCTTCCTGCTGCTCGTCAGCCGGTTTGTGATGCAGCCGTTCCAAATTCCCAGCGGCTCCATGGAGTCGGGATTGAGGATCGGGGACCGCGTTCTCGTAAATAAGTTGGCGTACCGTTTCGGTGCTGAGCCGCAGCGGGGCGACGTCGTTGTGTTCGACGGCACTGGGTATTTCGGGAACGCCGACTACATCAAGCGCGTCGTCGGTGTGGGGGGAGACCATGTGGTCTGCTGCGACAAGGAGAGGAGGCTCGAGGTGAACGGCCGGTCGGTCGACGAGTCGACGTTTCTGTATCCCGGGGACAGCCCGTCCGACGTGCGTTTCGACGTCGTCGTGCCCGACGGCTCCCTCTTCCTCCTCGGCGACCACCGCAGTGACTCCAGCGACTCCCGCGACCATCTGGGCTCGCCCGGCGGCGGCATGATCCCCGTCTCCGACGTCATCGGCAGAGCCGACTGGATCGCCTGGCCCGCCGACCACTGGACCCGGCTGACGCGTCCCGACGTCTACGCGCGCGTGCCCGCCGCGGACGGTGCCCATGGGTAACCGTGGCAAACCGCGCGGGGTCTCCACCAGCGCCGCCGACAACCTGCTGCCCACCGGCACCCGGCGCGCCTCCGGGGGCGCGGTCCGGCCGAGCCGTGTCGAGCGGCGCAAGCTCGCCCGCAAGATCAAGCGGCGCAGGCGGCGCTCGGCGATCAAGGAGATACCCCTCCTCGTCGGCGTCGCGGTGCTGATAGCGCTGGTCCTCAAGACCTTCCTCGTCCAGGCCTTCGTGATCCCGTCGGGCTCCATGGAGAACACGATCCAGATCGGCGACCGTGTCCTGGTCGACAAGCTCACCCCCTGGTTCGGCTCCAAGCCTCAGCGCGGTGATGTGGTCGTCTTCAAGGACCCCGGGGGCTGGCTCACGGCCGAGGAGACCAAGAAGAAGGACGACCCCGTTGTCGTCAAGCAGGTCAAGGAAGGGTTGACCTTCATCGGCCTGCTGCCGTCCGACAACGAGAAGGACCTCATCAAGCGGGTCGTGGGCGTCGGCGGTGACACGGTCAAGTGCTGTGACACGCAAGGCCGGGTGACCGTCAACGGCACGCCGCTGAGTGAGCCCTACATCTACGCCGGAGACAAGCCGTCGGACTTCGCCTTCGAGGTGAAGGTGCCCGAGGGCCGTCTGTTCGTTCTGGGCGACCACCGAGGCAACTCCGCCGATTCCCGCTACCACCGCACCGACAAGTTCAGCGGCACCGTCTCCGAGAAGTCGGTCGTCGGCCGGGCCATGCTCATCGGCTGGCCCATCGGTCACTGGACCCGTCTCAAGGAACCGAGCACGTTTGCGACTGTCGCCGACGCGCCTGGAGGGTCGACGTCCGCTCTCGCTCAGTCGCATAGGGTGGCCCCTGCGGATCCAGACGGATTGATCCCCCTCCCGAGCCCTGCGGAACTCCCGCTCGTTATGGGAGTGGTGGGCCTGCGCCGAATTCGACGACGCGGGCGGCGGCACGGAGTGAGGAGTGGATGTGGGGGATGTGGCGGTCGGCGCACGGTCCGGACACGAAGGTCCCGAAGGGCAGCCGGAGCGGCCCGACGATTCGGCTTCCCCGGCCGTAGAGGGCGCATCCGGTTCCGGGAGTGAGTCCGAGGACGGCAGCGCTGCGACCGAGCGCGCCGAGCAGGACGAGAAGTCGAAGAAGCAGCGCTCCTTCTGGAAGGAGCTGCCGATCCTGATCGGCATCGCCCTGGTCCTCGCGCTGCTGATCAAGACGTTCCTGGTGCAGGCGTTCTCGATCCCCTCGGACTCGATGCAGAACACCCTCCAGCAGGGCGACCGTGTCCTGGTCGACAAGCTGACCCCGTGGTTCGGCTCCGAGCCGGAGCGCGGCGAGGTCGTCGTCTTCCACGACCCCGACAACTGGCTGGCGGGCGAGCCCACGGCCAACCCGAACGCCCTGCAGACGGTCCTCAGTTGGATCGGCCTGATGCCGTCCGCCGAGGAGAAGGACCTCATCAAGCGGGTCATCGGCGTC harbors:
- the ffh gene encoding signal recognition particle protein codes for the protein MFDTLSDRLSATFKNLRGKGRLSEADIDATAREIRIALLEADVALPVVRTFIKNVKERALGAEVSKALNPAQQVLKIVNEELVTILGGETRRLRFAKNPPTVIMLAGLQGAGKTTLAGKLGKHLKDQGHSPLLVAADLQRPNAVTQLSVVAERAGVAVYAPEPGNGVGDPVKVAKDSIEFAKTKVHDIVIVDTAGRLGIDQEMMQQAADIRDVVSPDEILFVVDAMIGQDAVNTAEAFRDGVGFDGVVLSKLDGDARGGAALSIASVTGKPIMFASNGEKLDDFDAFHPDRMASRILDLGDLLTLIEQAEKTFSQEEAEKMASKLASKKGQDFTLDDFLAQMEQVRKMGSISKLLGMLPGMGQIKDQINNLDERDVDRTAAIIKSMTPAERQEPTIINGSRRARIAKGSGVDVSAVKGLVERFFEARKMMSRMAQGGGMPGMPGMPGMGGGPGRTKKKAKQAKGKQRSGNPMKRKQQELEEAQRREAGAQGGNAFGLPQQGGQDFELPDEFKKFMG
- the ftsH gene encoding ATP-dependent zinc metalloprotease FtsH, giving the protein MSNPAPPRKDPDQPWRTEGTPPEPTGPPSGRRRMPGGWIGLVIAALVVFVVAILVLSFFNEGNEPTISYTEFSKQVDNGNITKIYSKGDAIQGQLKNAQDNPEGGGKYTKFKTQRPSFADDKLWQNLEKHQVMVTASPVVQQRSFLSNLLLSLAPIVVLVVLWVFFARRLRAGMGGAGGMLGRKAPPKPVELQPGASRTTFADVAGIDEVEGELNDVVDFLKNPDAYRRMGAKMPRGVLLSGPPGTGKTLLARAVAGEAGVPFFSASASEFIEMIVGVGASRVRELFAEARKVAPSIIFIDEIDTIGRARAGGSAMGGHDEREQTLNQILTEMDGFSGSEGVIVIAATNRADILDPALTRPGRFDRIVNVSPPDRGGREAILEIHTRDIPLSPDVNLSQVAGTTPGMTGADLANLANEAALLAVKRKQEKVTQTDLSEALEKVQLGAERSLVMPEEERRRTAYHESGHALLGMLQPGADPVRKVTIVPRGRALGVTLSTPEADRYSYTEQYLRGRIIGALGGMAAEHVVFGVITTGSENDLEQVTNIVRGMVARWGMSERVGRLSALPNDAQQAYGLAAAPATLDSIDHEMRRIVDECYEEACDKLSDHRGQLDALAEALLANETLEEAEAYRIAGVKRLG
- a CDS encoding SAM-dependent methyltransferase; its protein translation is MTPTLVRQHRPHAGPAPRVNQSARARDWAEIQERMLVPLYEAVYERLEVGGGTRLLGLGCGSGLALLMAAARGAAVTGVDSSSPERLALARERLLPDAWGTRARADTRLVEGSPADAAVAGAPAYNLVTAFEPIGCVAGDSEGLGSLLGSATPLAERGAPVVLVGWGPPERCTTSAVLRVATKLADPLRGAGSWRAACRDDLEEVAQRAGLRPDGSGRVACPFGYADVDSAVRGLLSTGVFDAAVDATDQVQVDKELTEALHPHQRRDGTVWMPNVFRYLIARTG
- the proS gene encoding proline--tRNA ligase; translation: MAKAPVLTPQADDFPRWYQDLINKAELADNGPVRGTMVIRPYGYGLWERMQQEMDARIKEAGAQNAYFPLFIPQSYLTKEAEHVEGFAPELAVVTHAGGKELEEPVVVRPTSETIINDYFSKWVQSYRDLPLLINQWANVVRWEMRPRVFLRTTEFLWQEGHTAHATYEDARDYAAYIHEKVYADFMVNVLGIDVVLGRKTPSERFAGAINTLTLEAMMGDGKALQMGTSHELGQNFAKAFHTQYLSKDGKQELVWQTSWGSSTRMVGGLIMSHGDDNGLRVPPRLAPVQAVVLAIKGDDAVLAKVREIGDQLKAAGVRVQVDDRTDTPFGRRAVDWELKGVPVRIEVGPRDLENGTAMLARRIPGGKEPVAIDALVGLLPTVLEEDQALLLKQARERRESRTSEVSTIEEAVEAATAGGWARIPWADLGEEGEAKLAEHSVTVRCLVAEDGSVPDADDAPGNVAVVARAY
- the rpsP gene encoding 30S ribosomal protein S16, with protein sequence MAVKIKLKRLGKIRSPHYRIVVADSRTRRDGRAIEEIGLYHPVQNPSRIEVDSDRAQYWLGVGAQPTEPVLAILKLTGDWQKFKGEPAPAPLLVAEPKAARPSFEALGGDDEGKGEAITQKKKAEKKDEAPAESESTEA
- a CDS encoding RNA-binding protein codes for the protein MLEEALEHLVKGIVDNPDDVQVASRNLRRGRVLEVRVHPDDLGKVIGRNGRTARALRTVVGAIGGRGVRVDLVDVDHVR